The Candidatus Palauibacter australiensis genome contains a region encoding:
- a CDS encoding cyanophycinase, whose product MVRVLLTVAVAACAAASMAPPAARAQEVGPPNGSLVIVGGAMRSPEIANRFVQLAGGTDARIVVIPTAGGAESYGPSFGGVRPFQAAGVEHLTVRHTDDRDEANSEAFVAAIREATGVWFTGGRQWRLVDSYAGTRTEDELWALLERGGVIGGSSAGATIQGSYLARGDTATNTIMMGSHEEGLGFLRNTAIDQHLLYRNRQFDLLEIIEARPELLGIGIDENTAIVVQGDRFEVIGESYVVIYDNQSTLDSGGLFYFLAPGDQYDLATRQAYRPSRGLQPLGRVEGRPWPRRQPDR is encoded by the coding sequence GTGGTCCGTGTACTCCTGACCGTGGCGGTGGCGGCGTGTGCAGCGGCGTCAATGGCTCCGCCAGCGGCCCGGGCCCAGGAAGTCGGTCCGCCGAACGGGTCGCTCGTCATCGTGGGCGGCGCCATGCGGAGCCCGGAGATCGCGAACCGCTTCGTGCAACTCGCCGGCGGGACGGATGCGCGCATCGTCGTCATCCCTACGGCGGGCGGAGCGGAGTCCTACGGGCCGTCGTTCGGGGGCGTGAGGCCCTTCCAGGCGGCGGGCGTCGAGCACCTCACGGTCCGCCACACGGACGACCGGGACGAGGCGAACAGCGAAGCCTTCGTGGCCGCGATCCGGGAGGCGACCGGGGTCTGGTTCACCGGCGGGCGCCAGTGGCGCCTGGTCGATTCCTACGCGGGGACGCGCACGGAGGACGAGTTGTGGGCGCTCCTCGAGCGCGGCGGCGTGATCGGCGGTTCGTCCGCCGGCGCGACGATCCAGGGGTCGTACCTGGCGCGGGGAGACACGGCGACGAACACGATTATGATGGGGAGTCACGAGGAAGGGTTGGGATTCCTCCGAAACACCGCGATCGACCAGCACCTCCTCTACAGGAACCGGCAGTTCGACCTGCTGGAGATCATCGAAGCGAGGCCCGAACTCCTCGGCATCGGGATCGACGAGAACACCGCGATCGTCGTGCAGGGCGACCGCTTCGAGGTGATCGGAGAGTCGTACGTCGTCATCTACGACAACCAGAGCACGCTCGACAGCGGCGGCCTGTTCTACTTCCTCGCCCCGGGCGACCAGTACGACCTGGCGACAAGGCAGGCGTACCGTCCGTCCCGCGGGCTTCAACCGCTCGGCCGCGTCGAAGGGCGCCCCTGGCCCCGACGCCAGCCCGACCGCTGA